The genomic segment ATGCGCAGCCTGTTGCTGGCCCTGGCGCTTGTGATGACCGCGACGGCGGCGGCGGAGACGGAGACCTCCTCCTTCCGCCTGGACGACACGCGCCTCTTGCGGCCAGCCCAGAACGGCACCTGGGATCTGGTGGACACCAGTTCGGGCAAGATCCAGACCCTGCGCCTGCCGGCCTTCAACGAGGAGCTTTCGGCCGCCACCCTCCAGGGGGACCGGCTGGCCTACACCTCCCTGATCCGGCGCGGCGAGCGGCTGCAACTGGGCTGCATCAGTATCGATCTGACCAAAGGCAAGGTGGCGGACCGGGAAGACACCCGCCTGCTGCTGGCGGAGGATGGCGCCACACCCTTGCAGGCACCGAGTTTTTCCGGCGATGGCCTGCGGGTGGATTGCCACCTGAGCGGGGAAAAATGCGACAAGGGCAATCCCGCCGACTGTACCCAGACCGAGGAAACCGTTACCCTCTCATCCCAGTCGGGCAAGTCGGCCCGCGCCCTCCCCAAGAGCCTTCGCGGCAAGCCCTCGGCCCGCAAGCCCTCGAAAAGGACGGACGCCAAGACCCGCCCCCATCGAACCCCGTCCAAAAGCATCAAAAAGGTCCGCCGCAAATGAACAAGCTGATTCCCCTGGCCTGCGCCCTCCTCCTCACGGCCTGCGGCTTCCAGTTGCGAGGCTCCAGCGACCTGCCCTTCGAGACCCTCTACATCGCCCTGCCCGAGAGTTCCGAACTGCACGCCCAGCTCGCCCGCACCGTCCAGGCATCGAGCAGGACCCGGGTGGTGGGCAGTGCGGCGGAAGCCCAGGCGGTCTTCGCGGTGACGGCGGACAACCAGAGCAAGAACATCCTGTCCCTCAGCTCCGCCGGCCGGGTGCGGGAATATGAACTGGTACGCAGCTTCGCCTTCCGCGTCCATGATGCCAAAGGCCAGGAACTGGTGCCCGCCGGCCAGATCGTGCTGCGTCGGGACATCAGCTTCGCCGACGACCAGATTCTTTCCAAGGAAAACGAGGAAGCCCTGCTGCGCCGGGACATGCAGAATGATCTGGTGCAGCAGTTGCTTCGCCGCTTTACAGCGGCAAAGCAACTGCAAAAATAAACGATCCATCCCCCGGCCCCTTCCTGGAGGAAGGGGTGACTGAATCGGAGCCGCTTCG from the Denitratisoma oestradiolicum genome contains:
- a CDS encoding LPS-assembly lipoprotein LptE, which encodes MNKLIPLACALLLTACGFQLRGSSDLPFETLYIALPESSELHAQLARTVQASSRTRVVGSAAEAQAVFAVTADNQSKNILSLSSAGRVREYELVRSFAFRVHDAKGQELVPAGQIVLRRDISFADDQILSKENEEALLRRDMQNDLVQQLLRRFTAAKQLQK